In Sebaldella termitidis ATCC 33386, one DNA window encodes the following:
- a CDS encoding HK97 gp10 family phage protein — protein MGRDIRIDTKSLEAFRDQIQEMEQQAVNEFFESLAKEIAARLLRKVIKRTPTKTGNLRNLWGAAKDIKVKKTGNNYEVNIENSASYASYVEYGHRQTPGRYVPEIGKRLVNDWVDGKFMLTLSEHELKGQLPGIIKRKMDAWLAGLGGS, from the coding sequence ATGGGTAGAGATATTAGAATAGATACAAAATCTCTTGAAGCTTTCCGGGATCAAATACAGGAAATGGAGCAGCAGGCAGTCAATGAATTTTTTGAAAGTTTGGCAAAAGAAATTGCTGCCCGGTTGCTTAGAAAAGTTATTAAAAGAACCCCAACAAAAACAGGGAATTTAAGAAACTTATGGGGCGCCGCTAAAGATATAAAAGTGAAAAAGACTGGCAATAATTATGAAGTAAATATTGAGAATAGTGCCAGTTATGCATCATATGTTGAATATGGTCACAGGCAAACACCGGGGCGGTATGTTCCTGAAATAGGAAAAAGGCTGGTTAATGACTGGGTAGATGGTAAGTTCATGCTTACTTTGTCAGAACATGAATTAAAAGGACAATTACCCGGAATAATTAAGAGAAAAATGGATGCGTGGCTTGCTGGGTTGGGAGGTTCTTAA
- a CDS encoding phage tail terminator family protein encodes MILEDIIKGINRIIKSEFPSMEIYANEIQQGFKEPCFFIKMLKLDEKQIIGERYFRRYFFDIRYHPDKHKKSQNIWGVADKLQDLLEMITTPEGHLMRGTDRNAAVEDDVLHYFISYNMFVIKPKNQEEYMEHLQQKQGVKGSG; translated from the coding sequence ATGATATTAGAGGATATAATAAAAGGAATAAATAGAATTATAAAGAGTGAATTCCCATCCATGGAAATTTATGCAAACGAAATACAACAGGGCTTTAAGGAGCCTTGTTTTTTTATAAAAATGCTTAAATTGGATGAAAAACAGATAATTGGCGAACGATATTTCAGAAGATATTTTTTTGATATTCGGTACCATCCCGACAAACATAAGAAAAGTCAGAATATCTGGGGAGTGGCTGATAAGCTGCAAGATCTTCTTGAGATGATAACAACACCAGAGGGGCATTTAATGAGAGGGACAGACAGAAATGCAGCAGTCGAGGATGATGTGCTGCATTATTTTATTTCTTATAACATGTTTGTGATTAAACCAAAGAATCAGGAAGAATACATGGAACATCTACAGCAAAAACAAGGAGTGAAAGGAAGTGGTTAA
- a CDS encoding phage tail sheath family protein: MALGGGTWLVQNKILPGTYMNFVSAKRAMLSFADRGYTALPLILDWGVEGEVFTVENEDFQTNTRKIFGYSYDHEKMKPLRDLFLNAKTLYAFRVNDSTKAVSAFGNAKYGGIRGNDLRIVIQTNVDDTTKFDVSTYLDTSLVDTQTVASAAELINNDFIDFDKTATLAATAGTPLTGGTTGAATGDNYQKFIDKIDGYYFNVTGYTGTDKVIKSLFAQFTKRMRDEIGAKFQCVLYRAEDADYEGIISVENKSLTSGYAESALVYWTVGAQAGCAVNKSVTNKVYDGEFDVETKENQTALKDGINKGKFLFHKVEDKIRVLTDINTFTSVTVEKNIDFTSNQTIRVLDQIAIDVATIFNTRYLGQVPNDNEGRTDLWKDIVKHHEELLRIRAIEDFTDADITIQKGEDKKSVLVTDNVTPVNCMEKLYMTVVVA, from the coding sequence ATGGCATTAGGTGGAGGTACTTGGTTAGTACAAAATAAAATACTACCCGGTACATACATGAATTTCGTATCGGCTAAAAGAGCAATGTTGTCATTTGCCGATCGTGGATATACTGCTTTACCTTTGATACTTGATTGGGGTGTAGAGGGTGAAGTATTTACAGTAGAAAATGAGGACTTTCAAACAAACACACGTAAAATATTTGGTTACAGCTATGATCATGAGAAAATGAAGCCTTTGAGGGACTTATTTTTAAATGCAAAAACTTTATATGCATTTAGAGTAAATGACAGCACAAAAGCAGTAAGCGCCTTTGGAAATGCAAAATACGGCGGAATAAGAGGTAATGACTTAAGAATAGTAATTCAGACCAATGTAGATGATACTACAAAATTTGATGTTTCTACATATCTGGACACGTCACTTGTGGATACTCAGACAGTCGCAAGTGCTGCAGAGTTAATCAACAATGATTTTATTGATTTTGATAAAACAGCAACGCTGGCTGCTACTGCCGGGACACCTCTAACAGGTGGAACAACAGGGGCGGCTACAGGGGATAATTACCAGAAATTTATAGATAAAATAGATGGATATTATTTCAATGTTACGGGTTATACGGGAACAGATAAGGTGATTAAGTCTTTATTTGCACAATTTACAAAACGTATGCGTGACGAAATAGGGGCTAAATTTCAATGCGTTTTATATAGAGCAGAAGATGCAGACTATGAGGGGATCATATCAGTAGAAAATAAAAGCTTAACTTCCGGATACGCTGAGTCTGCACTGGTTTACTGGACTGTAGGAGCTCAGGCGGGATGTGCTGTTAATAAATCGGTTACAAACAAGGTTTATGACGGAGAGTTTGATGTAGAAACTAAAGAAAATCAAACAGCCTTAAAAGATGGAATAAACAAAGGAAAATTTCTATTCCATAAAGTAGAGGATAAAATCAGAGTATTAACAGATATAAACACATTTACATCTGTTACCGTAGAGAAAAATATAGATTTTACAAGCAATCAAACAATTAGGGTATTAGACCAAATCGCTATTGATGTGGCAACTATATTTAATACAAGATATCTCGGACAGGTTCCGAATGACAATGAGGGTAGAACAGATCTGTGGAAAGATATTGTAAAACATCATGAGGAACTTTTAAGAATAAGGGCAATTGAAGATTTTACAGATGCTGACATAACAATACAAAAAGGCGAGGATAAAAAATCGGTTCTTGTCACAGATAATGTAACGCCTGTTAACTGTATGGAAAAATTATATATGACAGTTGTGGTTGCGTAG
- a CDS encoding phage tail tube protein: protein MSTAETMRGRDAISGSMAKCFIDFGDKRVNFMTAIKLEATMEKTKVKVPVLGKTGKGNKATGWEGSGTLTLHFNNSIIRELAIKYAETGEDFYFDIQVTNEDPTSTVGRQTVVLLDCNIDKTLLAKFDADADYIEEDVDFTFDGMKMPEKFKDLPGMVQ, encoded by the coding sequence ATGAGTACAGCGGAAACAATGAGAGGTAGGGATGCCATCTCTGGGAGTATGGCGAAATGCTTTATAGATTTTGGAGATAAGCGTGTAAATTTCATGACTGCTATAAAATTGGAAGCAACAATGGAAAAAACAAAAGTAAAAGTACCAGTACTGGGTAAAACTGGGAAAGGCAATAAAGCAACAGGCTGGGAGGGAAGTGGAACCCTAACATTACATTTTAATAACTCAATAATCAGAGAATTGGCAATAAAATATGCTGAAACAGGAGAAGATTTTTATTTTGATATTCAGGTAACAAATGAAGATCCCACAAGTACAGTAGGACGGCAAACAGTGGTTTTACTAGATTGTAATATAGATAAGACATTATTGGCGAAATTTGATGCGGATGCGGATTATATAGAGGAAGATGTAGACTTTACTTTCGATGGGATGAAAATGCCTGAAAAATTTAAAGATTTACCGGGAATGGTGCAATAA
- a CDS encoding phage tail assembly chaperone, whose amino-acid sequence MDMKSFLKQNVRKPEEEKVIATKRVLKENGEPEEWIIKAITNTTDDRLRKNNTKTVNRGKGVYVPELDTTAYLKDLVVNSVVYPDLENKEAQDSWNVMGAGQLLDCLLLPGEYNALVEKVQKINGWDISLPDLVDEAKN is encoded by the coding sequence ATGGATATGAAGTCGTTTTTAAAACAGAACGTGAGAAAGCCGGAAGAGGAAAAAGTTATCGCAACAAAAAGAGTACTTAAAGAGAATGGAGAGCCTGAGGAGTGGATAATAAAAGCAATCACTAACACAACAGATGATCGCTTGAGAAAAAACAATACAAAAACTGTTAATAGAGGAAAGGGTGTTTATGTCCCCGAGCTGGATACAACAGCTTATTTAAAAGACTTAGTGGTGAATAGTGTTGTTTATCCTGACTTAGAAAATAAGGAAGCACAGGACTCATGGAATGTTATGGGAGCAGGTCAGTTACTTGATTGTTTATTACTTCCGGGCGAATATAATGCTTTGGTTGAAAAAGTTCAAAAAATCAACGGATGGGATATTTCGTTGCCAGATTTGGTGGATGAAGCAAAAAACTAA
- a CDS encoding tape measure protein, whose protein sequence is MATIQSSIMLNDRMTSVFTNIVSSVNTTIRTMQRLDNTNVSPDVSQLQQASAQLRIAENELNEMVASSQQLNNNLGQTSGIAGSLKSKLMGIGAGMLAGFSVKKIIEASDKNAQITARLNLISDDPEMLKKQIYASAQDARIAYTEAADGVAKLGLLAKDAFRNTDEVVMFSNLVGKSLKIAGADIQQADAAMLQLTQAMASGRLQGDEFVSVLENAPMIAQAIAKHMNVTMGQLKEMSSKGKITSDIIKAAVFSAADDINAKFGQMPMTWTDIWTQMKNYALFASDGVLKKVNQIANSQAFQKFLSGAQTAFGVLLSVANTTFNAVAGFAKIIIDNWALISPIIYGVAAALTAYAAIQGLVTLLSWAQTAAEVAKGVALTIANAAMIALTFVTGGYTAAQTAANAAAWSFPGTWIAAIIIGVIAAVIALIVAIVKWGTGTATVAGTVVGIFYWIGAAFYNVVAWIVNTAVSMANSFRSTINSMAQGAANVASAIANVFIDGFNLIARKAAEILNGIFDKARAFAGAIDGLMGTNLSSAVNVKFTAKQAERVQLQAPQLGMYNGGNSQVMQMKDLGGAYNKGVGKGNDMAAKFGGVLDDVNGIMKGLEIPKGDAAGAGKGADPNNKRTADNTGKMANQLEATEEELKYLRDVAEREYINQFTTAEIKIDMKNENNISNENDVDTIIDVLVERLQEAAATLAEGVHQ, encoded by the coding sequence ATGGCAACCATACAAAGCTCAATCATGTTAAATGATAGAATGACAAGTGTATTTACTAATATAGTAAGCTCAGTAAATACGACTATAAGAACAATGCAGAGATTAGACAATACAAATGTGTCACCAGACGTGTCGCAATTACAGCAGGCATCTGCACAGCTAAGAATTGCAGAAAATGAACTAAATGAAATGGTTGCCAGTTCTCAGCAACTAAATAACAATCTGGGACAAACCAGTGGCATAGCAGGGAGTTTAAAAAGTAAACTAATGGGAATAGGTGCCGGGATGTTGGCGGGCTTTAGTGTGAAAAAGATAATAGAAGCATCGGACAAAAACGCTCAAATAACAGCCCGGTTGAATCTTATTTCAGATGATCCTGAAATGTTAAAAAAACAAATATATGCATCAGCACAAGATGCAAGAATAGCTTACACAGAAGCCGCAGACGGTGTTGCAAAACTCGGCTTACTCGCTAAAGATGCATTCAGAAATACCGACGAGGTTGTAATGTTCAGCAATCTTGTCGGAAAGTCTTTAAAAATAGCGGGTGCAGATATTCAACAGGCAGATGCTGCAATGCTGCAGTTAACTCAGGCGATGGCATCGGGACGGCTGCAAGGTGACGAGTTTGTATCAGTTCTGGAAAATGCACCAATGATTGCACAGGCGATTGCTAAACATATGAATGTCACAATGGGACAGCTCAAGGAAATGAGTTCAAAAGGGAAAATTACATCGGATATTATAAAAGCTGCAGTATTTAGTGCTGCAGATGATATAAATGCAAAATTTGGACAAATGCCAATGACATGGACGGATATATGGACACAAATGAAAAATTATGCTTTGTTTGCCAGTGACGGAGTGCTTAAAAAAGTAAATCAAATTGCAAATAGCCAAGCATTTCAAAAGTTCTTAAGTGGAGCACAAACAGCTTTTGGGGTGTTGTTAAGTGTTGCGAACACGACATTTAATGCGGTAGCGGGTTTTGCTAAGATTATTATTGATAACTGGGCGCTGATTAGTCCTATAATTTATGGAGTTGCTGCGGCTTTGACAGCATATGCTGCAATACAGGGATTAGTTACATTACTATCGTGGGCGCAAACAGCAGCAGAAGTTGCAAAAGGTGTAGCTTTAACGATAGCAAATGCAGCAATGATTGCTTTAACTTTTGTAACCGGAGGATATACGGCAGCACAAACAGCAGCTAATGCTGCAGCATGGTCTTTTCCGGGTACATGGATAGCGGCAATTATTATTGGTGTGATTGCAGCAGTTATTGCTTTAATTGTTGCAATTGTCAAATGGGGAACAGGAACAGCAACCGTCGCTGGTACTGTAGTTGGGATATTTTACTGGATAGGTGCCGCATTTTATAATGTCGTCGCTTGGATAGTAAATACTGCAGTGAGTATGGCAAATAGTTTCAGAAGTACAATAAACAGTATGGCGCAAGGAGCAGCTAATGTTGCCAGTGCAATAGCAAATGTTTTTATTGATGGTTTTAATTTAATTGCGAGAAAAGCTGCCGAGATATTAAACGGTATTTTTGATAAAGCCCGGGCTTTTGCGGGAGCAATAGATGGTTTGATGGGTACAAATTTATCAAGCGCAGTGAACGTCAAATTTACAGCGAAACAAGCAGAGCGTGTCCAATTACAAGCACCTCAATTGGGGATGTATAATGGTGGAAATAGTCAAGTGATGCAAATGAAAGATTTGGGCGGAGCATACAATAAAGGTGTTGGTAAAGGGAATGACATGGCTGCAAAGTTCGGGGGGGTACTTGACGATGTAAATGGAATTATGAAAGGTTTGGAGATACCAAAAGGAGATGCCGCTGGAGCAGGAAAAGGCGCTGATCCCAACAATAAAAGAACAGCGGATAATACTGGTAAAATGGCGAATCAGTTGGAAGCAACTGAGGAAGAATTAAAATATTTGCGTGATGTTGCTGAAAGGGAATACATAAATCAATTCACTACTGCAGAGATAAAAATAGACATGAAAAATGAGAATAATATAAGTAATGAAAATGATGTTGACACTATAATAGATGTGCTTGTAGAAAGACTACAAGAAGCTGCAGCAACACTTGCAGAGGGGGTGCATCAATAA
- a CDS encoding XkdQ/YqbQ family protein: MEINNTLNKVFNTAFNIAKNTFDLEKDLQLTVSGKHGSGHVSMPVVADNITLSYEWRGAPGKLDFKVLVQEDKPGQGINYIVEGDQVSLVYKGENIFLGYVFTRKIDKNNIMQITAYDQLRYLKNKNYYYFENVTATEIIKRIAEDFQLKIGELEDTVYKFESRREDNKTLIDIILTALSLTTQNTKKMYTLYDQYGELTLKEMENMKITDFIIDDLSASDFDYSSSIDSDVYNQIKLTYPNKETKKRENYIVYDSSNIERWGLLQLYETIDEKINGKEKADNLIKLYNSPKRKFSIKKAFGDIRIKGGSSFLVMLKMGELDIKNYMIVESVKHTFKFGEYFMDLNLIKHIKEKEESAAYTSTSNTEVMT; this comes from the coding sequence TTGGAAATAAATAATACTTTAAATAAAGTTTTTAACACTGCTTTCAATATAGCAAAAAATACTTTTGATCTTGAAAAAGATTTACAATTGACCGTTTCTGGAAAACACGGAAGCGGTCATGTTTCTATGCCAGTAGTTGCTGATAATATAACTTTAAGTTATGAATGGCGAGGAGCACCGGGGAAATTAGATTTTAAAGTTTTAGTGCAGGAAGATAAACCCGGACAAGGGATAAATTATATAGTTGAGGGCGACCAAGTATCGCTTGTATACAAAGGTGAGAATATATTTTTAGGATATGTATTCACAAGAAAAATAGATAAAAACAATATTATGCAAATAACTGCTTATGATCAGTTAAGATATTTAAAAAACAAGAATTACTATTATTTTGAGAATGTAACGGCTACAGAGATAATAAAAAGAATTGCAGAAGATTTTCAACTTAAGATAGGAGAACTTGAGGACACTGTATATAAATTTGAGAGCAGGAGAGAGGACAATAAAACATTAATAGATATAATATTAACGGCTTTATCTCTGACAACACAAAATACAAAGAAAATGTATACCTTATATGATCAATACGGGGAACTGACTCTTAAAGAAATGGAAAATATGAAAATAACTGATTTTATAATAGACGATCTATCTGCATCTGATTTTGACTATTCGTCCTCTATTGATAGTGATGTTTACAATCAAATAAAATTAACATATCCCAACAAGGAAACAAAGAAAAGAGAGAATTATATAGTATATGACAGCTCTAATATTGAACGCTGGGGGTTATTACAACTTTATGAAACTATAGATGAGAAAATAAACGGGAAAGAAAAAGCTGATAATCTTATAAAGCTTTATAATTCACCAAAACGTAAGTTTTCAATAAAAAAGGCTTTCGGTGATATAAGAATAAAAGGTGGTTCTAGTTTTCTTGTAATGCTAAAAATGGGAGAGCTGGATATTAAAAATTACATGATTGTAGAATCAGTAAAACATACCTTTAAATTTGGGGAGTATTTTATGGACTTAAATTTAATAAAACATATAAAAGAAAAAGAAGAATCGGCAGCATATACAAGTACGAGTAATACAGAGGTGATGACATGA
- a CDS encoding DUF2577 domain-containing protein, giving the protein MSNNLSTFLELVKGTAKGVVDNSEPSVLVFGTVETITPLTIRVDAQTVLQEKELILTHLVRDYEVDIEVSHRTINDDILNTLHDHLGVPQNSFDSHHYHAYEGRKKIKIYQGLVIGEGVVMIKEQGGQRHIVLDRLGDPMTSGEWF; this is encoded by the coding sequence ATGAGTAACAATTTAAGTACATTCTTGGAGCTAGTAAAAGGTACAGCCAAAGGGGTTGTGGATAACTCGGAACCCTCAGTGCTTGTTTTCGGAACAGTTGAAACAATAACGCCGTTGACGATCAGAGTGGATGCACAGACAGTTCTGCAAGAAAAAGAATTGATTTTGACACACCTTGTAAGAGATTATGAGGTGGATATAGAAGTTTCACACAGAACAATTAATGATGATATTTTAAACACTTTACACGATCACCTCGGAGTACCACAAAATAGTTTTGACTCACATCATTATCATGCGTATGAGGGGCGGAAGAAAATAAAAATATATCAAGGTTTAGTTATAGGTGAGGGGGTTGTGATGATAAAAGAGCAAGGAGGACAACGCCACATCGTATTAGATCGATTGGGTGATCCCATGACAAGTGGGGAGTGGTTTTAA
- a CDS encoding DUF2634 domain-containing protein, whose protein sequence is MVPKNFVNIPDINIVTIPTKTYKMELEENSDRISGFTDEQEAMKQAIYKIIRTERYKYIIYDWNYGIELEDLFGMPVNYCVPEIERRIREALLQDTRISEVNNFEFDTSKKGVVLVKFTAYTEFGEINIIDEEVSI, encoded by the coding sequence ATGGTACCTAAAAATTTTGTAAACATTCCTGATATAAATATTGTCACTATCCCCACTAAAACTTATAAGATGGAATTAGAGGAGAACAGCGACAGGATATCGGGTTTTACAGATGAACAGGAAGCAATGAAACAGGCAATATATAAAATAATCAGGACAGAAAGGTACAAATACATAATTTATGACTGGAACTATGGCATTGAATTAGAAGATTTGTTTGGTATGCCTGTAAATTACTGCGTACCTGAGATAGAAAGACGAATAAGGGAAGCCTTGCTGCAGGATACTAGAATAAGTGAAGTGAACAATTTTGAATTTGATACAAGTAAAAAAGGTGTAGTATTAGTCAAATTTACTGCATACACGGAATTTGGAGAAATAAACATAATAGACGAGGAGGTGTCTATATAA
- a CDS encoding baseplate J/gp47 family protein yields MYEDQTFERILRRILGRAPSDVDIRQAAIIYDAVAPASMEIESLYFALDIILQETFADTNTRPYLIRRCAERGIIPDPAFKAVLKGKFNIQVPIGSRFSLDDLNYTVISYIEQEVPPTGNYVYQVECETPGIIGNSKYGTLIPIQYINGLTYAQITDLLIPGEDEQSTESLRQEYFDSFNMVAYGGNIADYKKKVLDIPGLGAVKVTPVWQGGGTVRLTILDAEYNKASNTLIETVQTLIDPTQDAKGLGIAPIGHIVTVETAADVAVNISLHIDLESGFEWEQVKTPIEDVIKDYLLELRKTWAPNDKPVSDDLIVRVAKIEAAILNISGIVDVYNTEINGTAGNLNIGTYDIPVFGSVNRV; encoded by the coding sequence ATGTATGAAGATCAAACTTTTGAAAGAATATTAAGAAGAATATTAGGCAGAGCCCCCTCTGATGTGGATATAAGACAGGCAGCTATTATTTACGATGCTGTGGCACCTGCATCTATGGAGATTGAAAGCTTATATTTTGCTTTAGATATCATATTACAGGAAACTTTTGCGGATACGAATACAAGACCATATCTGATACGCCGATGTGCAGAGCGTGGAATAATACCTGATCCTGCATTCAAGGCTGTGCTAAAGGGTAAGTTTAATATACAGGTTCCAATTGGTTCCCGGTTTAGCTTGGATGATTTGAACTATACAGTAATTAGTTATATAGAGCAGGAAGTGCCGCCGACTGGAAATTATGTTTATCAAGTTGAGTGTGAAACACCGGGCATTATTGGTAACAGTAAATATGGGACTTTGATTCCCATTCAATATATTAATGGATTAACATACGCTCAAATAACAGATCTATTAATACCCGGGGAAGATGAACAGAGTACGGAAAGCTTAAGACAAGAGTATTTTGATAGCTTTAATATGGTCGCTTATGGCGGAAATATAGCGGACTATAAAAAGAAAGTTCTTGATATACCGGGTTTAGGAGCTGTAAAAGTAACCCCTGTATGGCAAGGTGGCGGAACAGTTAGGCTGACAATACTGGATGCGGAATATAATAAAGCAAGTAATACTTTAATAGAAACAGTTCAAACTTTAATAGATCCCACACAGGATGCCAAAGGCTTAGGAATAGCACCAATTGGTCATATTGTTACAGTAGAGACTGCAGCAGATGTTGCTGTAAATATTTCTTTACATATAGACCTAGAAAGCGGCTTTGAGTGGGAACAAGTAAAAACACCTATTGAGGATGTTATAAAAGACTATCTGTTAGAATTACGGAAAACATGGGCGCCCAATGACAAACCAGTCAGTGATGACTTGATTGTAAGGGTTGCCAAAATAGAAGCGGCAATTTTAAATATTTCCGGAATAGTTGATGTATATAATACAGAAATAAACGGTACCGCAGGAAATTTAAACATAGGTACTTATGATATACCTGTGTTTGGGAGTGTGAACAGAGTATGA
- a CDS encoding putative phage tail protein: MIFEMEHIVKLIEYLPQFMADRKEMQVITSAEEPEFTLFWAVLKRVINNQFITTCDEQGISKFEKMLKLYPYESDTLEMRIARVLVEWNAQLPYTMRSLKQMLDVLCGAGNYRVKLKNNEYVLEINTFFYDSKMLTQLNKLLLKVLPANLAYDSTNYIVEEAKQDYYLGAAAMSSMHYVLSSDFTGNYELSGSGNLTGSIIQGKKYVLGG, from the coding sequence ATGATATTTGAAATGGAGCATATCGTAAAACTTATAGAATACCTACCACAGTTCATGGCAGATCGTAAGGAGATGCAGGTAATAACATCGGCGGAGGAACCGGAGTTCACTTTATTCTGGGCGGTGCTGAAAAGGGTTATAAATAATCAATTCATTACAACCTGTGACGAGCAGGGAATAAGTAAGTTTGAAAAGATGCTGAAATTATATCCATACGAGTCTGATACACTGGAAATGCGTATTGCTCGGGTATTGGTTGAATGGAATGCACAGCTACCTTACACGATGAGAAGTTTAAAACAAATGCTTGACGTATTGTGTGGAGCTGGAAATTATAGAGTTAAATTGAAAAATAATGAGTATGTGTTGGAGATCAACACATTTTTTTATGATTCAAAAATGCTGACACAACTAAATAAATTGCTCTTGAAAGTATTACCCGCAAATCTTGCTTATGATAGCACAAACTACATAGTAGAGGAAGCGAAACAAGATTATTATTTGGGTGCTGCAGCTATGTCAAGTATGCATTATGTGCTTTCAAGTGATTTTACAGGCAACTACGAATTATCTGGCAGCGGAAATTTAACAGGATCGATTATACAAGGAAAAAAATACGTTTTAGGAGGATGA
- a CDS encoding phage tail protein: MAVFTNTIITKKAHALVAKGMAGEQINFTKVRTSDYDYPSSTNFENLTVLGSIKQTVDISAVNIENESTVRVKAAILNTDVTTGYYVKNIGLYANDPDEGEILFSITTATTADFMPAYNGVNTSVLTVDLLTTVSNSGNVNLTVSPGGLVTTEMIATKTQYGIVTLNMVRDEIENSFELKASIPGYEKRPNGIMEQWFLAQALSSNGEAGTIVNFPYPYENSVLDIRGGDGGSGAHSVGIRILSKTQCIVWGKLPGTTGYIDTTVRIFVKGY; this comes from the coding sequence ATGGCAGTATTTACCAATACGATAATAACTAAAAAAGCTCATGCCCTTGTAGCTAAAGGAATGGCTGGGGAGCAGATTAATTTTACTAAAGTAAGGACAAGTGATTATGATTATCCAAGCAGCACAAATTTTGAAAACCTGACTGTACTGGGAAGTATAAAACAAACAGTAGATATTAGTGCTGTTAACATAGAGAATGAAAGTACAGTAAGAGTAAAAGCAGCTATATTAAATACAGATGTTACAACAGGCTATTATGTCAAAAACATAGGGCTTTATGCAAATGATCCTGATGAGGGTGAAATATTATTCAGCATCACTACAGCCACAACGGCAGACTTCATGCCTGCTTATAACGGTGTAAATACTTCTGTACTAACAGTAGATTTACTTACAACTGTAAGTAATAGCGGGAATGTAAATTTAACTGTGAGTCCGGGCGGACTGGTTACAACTGAGATGATTGCGACAAAGACTCAGTATGGAATTGTGACTCTCAATATGGTTAGAGATGAAATAGAAAACTCATTTGAATTAAAAGCAAGTATTCCGGGGTATGAAAAAAGACCGAACGGGATAATGGAACAGTGGTTTTTAGCTCAAGCACTCTCTTCAAATGGTGAAGCAGGAACAATTGTAAATTTCCCTTATCCTTATGAAAATTCTGTGTTGGATATACGTGGCGGAGATGGCGGGAGTGGGGCACATTCTGTAGGAATAAGGATATTAAGCAAGACACAATGTATTGTTTGGGGGAAGCTTCCGGGTACTACAGGTTATATTGATACAACAGTAAGAATCTTTGTGAAAGGATATTAG
- a CDS encoding peptidoglycan recognition protein family protein, protein MKYNEVKKNHLPVNKKRTGKKLDFKWITVHNTGNPKSTAANERAWLTNPENTTSTGWHIVVDGKEAIEAIPITEIAYHAGTSEGNSTSIGIEICDSAGLAAEKNAIELIASLLIEKNWGTDKVRTHKSWSGKQCPHIILPRWDQFVKDIETEVKRQKAGNNAVVEETKTIELFDKTGKLLGSIKL, encoded by the coding sequence ATGAAATACAATGAAGTAAAGAAAAATCATTTACCAGTGAATAAGAAAAGAACTGGGAAGAAACTGGACTTTAAATGGATTACAGTGCATAACACAGGTAACCCAAAGAGTACGGCAGCAAATGAAAGGGCATGGCTTACTAATCCTGAAAATACAACATCTACAGGGTGGCATATAGTAGTAGATGGTAAGGAAGCAATAGAAGCTATACCGATTACCGAGATAGCTTATCACGCAGGCACATCTGAGGGGAACAGTACATCAATAGGCATAGAAATATGCGATAGTGCGGGACTTGCAGCAGAGAAAAATGCTATTGAACTAATTGCTAGTCTTTTGATAGAAAAGAACTGGGGAACGGATAAAGTCCGTACACATAAAAGTTGGTCTGGAAAGCAGTGCCCTCACATCATACTTCCAAGATGGGATCAGTTTGTAAAAGACATTGAAACAGAAGTAAAAAGACAGAAAGCTGGAAACAATGCTGTAGTGGAAGAAACTAAAACAATAGAATTATTCGATAAAACAGGTAAATTATTAGGAAGTATAAAATTATAA